The stretch of DNA TTGCACGTGGCGTTCTTCGTCCTGCAAAACCGATGCGATCGCCGCCCGAGTTGCGCCCAGGTGCTCTGGCAGCGCCTTGAGAATACAGCGAAACCCCCGCACCCCCAACTCCTCCGCCAGCAGCACACTGGCCAGCAGATGGGGCAGCGGGGCAGCCGCTAGATCCTCCACCTGGTGGTAGCGCCGCATGGCAGCCTCCCCCACGCTGGAGAGGGATTGCTGCGCCGCTTCGCTCTCCAGATCAATAAAGTAGCCCTCGCGCTCGACGGCTTTGGTAAAAATCTGAGCGTGGCGCACCTCATCGCTGACGTGGCGCTGCATTTGCTCGTCCAGCCAGCCCGGAATATCGGTCGATTTGGCGGTGCGGATGTGAGCAACGGTGCGGCTGCCCTCTGCCTCTTGCAGTGCCAGCGAGGCAAACAGGTGGGGCCGCCGCTGGGAACTGGCGGCACTCTGGCTGTAGTAGATAGCGCTAAAGCCAATAAACAGAAGGTGCTGAAGCATGGCTACCGATAGATAGGGGTATGGATCCTGCTAGCCATTTCAGAAATCAAGGGTTACAACCCCTAGGCCAGATCGACATCCTCCTCGGCTTCCACGTCAGCACTGATGGTTGCGATCGGGGAAGCTGGGGGTTCGGTCGGCGGGGCGGGCTCCACCGGGGCGGGGGGGCCACTGGGGGTAGCAGGTTCCGCAGGGGCGGGAGGTGCTACCGAGGTGGTCGGGGCCGGGGGGGCAGCGGGCACCAGGGGCTCTGGGGCTGGGATGCCCAACTGCTGTCGGGCCTGGGCCAGCAGATAGGATGTGCCTGACTTAACTGTGTCCAGCAGAGCCTGCCCGGTGG from Leptolyngbya sp. KIOST-1 encodes:
- a CDS encoding ferritin-like domain-containing protein, whose amino-acid sequence is MLQHLLFIGFSAIYYSQSAASSQRRPHLFASLALQEAEGSRTVAHIRTAKSTDIPGWLDEQMQRHVSDEVRHAQIFTKAVEREGYFIDLESEAAQQSLSSVGEAAMRRYHQVEDLAAAPLPHLLASVLLAEELGVRGFRCILKALPEHLGATRAAIASVLQDEERHVQYLSDALRYFRATAVVDAYRRDVESKMFSDLGKVVEFLTRPAAERPSLVQPGHKPELSLL